GCTCGCAAAGTTGTCGGTGGACTGGTTCATCAGGTAGATGAAGACGTCCTCCAGGCTGGTGTCGATGCGTTCCAGGCGCAGGTCCTGGCCGGCGATGGCCGCGCGCAGCGTGCTTTCCAGCGTGGCCGCGTCCCGTCCGCTGACGTGCAGCGCGGACCCGAACGCGACCGTCTGGTCGACCCCGGGGGCGCTGCGCAACTGCTGCCCGAGCGGCACCAGGTTGACGCCGTGGATCGCCCAGGTGGTCAGCCGCTGCTCGGCGATGACCTCGTCGGCGGTGCCTTGCGTCAGCAGCTTGCCGTACGAGATGTACGCCAGCTTGTGGCAGCGTTCGGCCTCGTCCATGTAATGCGTGCTGACCAGCACCGAGATGCCGCGCGCCGCCAGTTCATGCAGCTGCTCCCAGAAGTCGCGCCGCGCCGTCGGGTCCACGCCGGCCGTGGGCTCGTCCAGCAGCAGCAGCTTTGGCTGGTGCAGCAGGCAGGCGGCCAGCGCCAGGCGCTGCTTCCATCCGCCCGACAACGACCCCGTCAGTTGCCCGGCGCGCGTTTGCAGCCCGAGGTCCTGCAGGGCGCGGTCCACGGCTTCCTTGCGCTGGGGCATACCGTACATGCGGGCGACGAAATCCAGGTTCTCGCGGATGGTCAGGTCTTCCCAGTACGAGAACTTCTGCGTCATGTAGCCGACGTTGCGCTTGATCTCGGCGCTGTCGCGCAGGATGTCGTAGCCCAGGCACGTGCCGCTGCCGGAGTCCGGCGTGAGCAGGCCGCACATGAGGCGGATGCAGGTCGTCTTGCCGCTGCCGTTGGGCCCCAGGAAGCCGAAGATCTCGCCTTCGCGGACCTGCAGCGACACGTCGTTCACGACGTGCTTGTTGCCGAAGTGCTTGTTCAGGCCGCGCACGTCGATGACGTTGCCGCCAGCGCTGGGCGCGTTCATGGCAGGGTCGCCTCCACCGGCTGACCCGGATGCAGCCGCGCCGCCGCGTCGGGGGCGGGGCGGGCTTCGACCATGTACACGAGCTTGCTGCGGCTTTCGCGGCTGTAGATGACGGGCGGCGTGTATTCGGCCTGGTCCGACACGTAATCGATGCGCACGGGGATCGGATCGCCGCAGCCGTCGCAGCGCAGCGTGGCTTGCTGGCCGATCTTCAGCGACCCGACCACCGTCTCCGGCACGAAGAACCGCACCTTGATGTTGCCGGGCGGCAGCAAACTGACGACCGGGCTGCCCGCCGGCACCCATTCGCCCACCCGGTACATCGTGTCGAAGATCCGCCCGGCGGCCGGCGCGGCCAGCCGTTTCTGGTTCAGCGTCCACTCGGCCTGCGCCAGCGCGGCGTCGGCGGCTTCCACTTGCGAGGCCTGCGCGCGCCGGGCTTCGTCGCGGCCGGGCAGCCGGTTCACTTCGACCTGGGCTTGCAGTTCGCGCACGCGCGCCGCGTCCGACTGCGCCTGCTCGCGGCTGTCATCCAGCTGCGAACGCGCGATGCCGCCGATGCGGAACTGGGCATTGTCGCGGGCCAGCTGCGCGGCGGACCGGCGGCTGGCGGCCTGCGCCTGCGCCAGTTGCGCCAGGCTGACATCGACCTCGGGCGCCCGCTTGCCGGTGGCAATGTCCTCCAGTTGCGCGCGGGCCGCGGCCACTTCCGCCTGCGCCTGATCGCGTGCCGCGGCCTCGCGCGTGGCGTCCAGCGCGTACAGCGGCTGGTTGGCGTCGACCTGCTGGCCGCGCCGCACCGCCAGCGTATCCAGGCGGCCTGGTTCGGACGAGGCGACATACACGTAATCGCCTTCGACATAGCCCTGGTAGAACGGCTGGTCGTTGTTGCCGCAGCCGAACAGCGGCAGCAAGGCGAGGGGGGCGGACAGGCGGCGTAGGGTGCGCATGGTCAGCGTCCTGGAGTCGGAGCAGAGGGAGAGGAGGGCGGCGAGGGCTGTGCGAACAGGCCGCCGGTCAGCATGGCAATGGCGTGGGCGGCAATCGCCTCGTTGCCGATGGACTGCGCCACCGGGTCGTCCTGCCAGATCCGGCGCCACAGATTGGACGTGGCGAGCGGCAGCAGGGTCAGGCCCAGGATGGACAGGAACACCAGGCGCGGCTCGACCCCCGGCGTGATGGCGCCCCGGCGCTGGCAATCGGCGATCAGGCCGGCGAACGCCTGCAGCCGGTCCGACGGCAGATGGCGCAGCACGCGATCGCGCAACTGGCCGCCTTCATTGACGACTTCGTGCATCCATAGGGACGGCAGCCAGGGCTTTTCCGTGGCGCTTTGGACCACGCGGCCGACCACTTCGGTGATGAAACCACGCGCGGCTGCGGCGGGGTCGGGCGGAGTGCCGGGCCCGTTGGCAGGGGCGCCATCGATAGCGGCCCCACCAATAACGGCCCCACCGCCCTCCAGCGGCACGGGCGCCCAGACAAATCCGATCACGGGCACGATCCGTTCCAGCACCACCGCGTCGATCAACTGATCCCGGCTTTTGAAGTAGTAATGCAGCATCGCCGGCGTCACGCCCGCGCGCTGCGCAATGTTGGCGATGGTGGTGGCGGCGACGCCCTGGGCGGCGAACAGTTGCGTGGCCAGATCCAGCAAGTTGGCGCGGGCAGTGGCGTTGTCCGGGCGCGGCGGGCGGCCGGGGCGTCGGGCGGGAGGGTGAGCGGCGGAAGACATGCGGCCGATTCTAATTAAAGACTTAATTAATTAAAAGAGGGTTCGATCAACAGGGTTACCGCTCGGCCTCGCTGCCGTCGATGGTGTAATGGGCCGGTTCCCCACCTGCCGCCCGGGGTTGTCCGCGAGGCCCGGCCGGCGCCACGAAGGAGACCGAACCTCATGCCGCAATCCGCTTCGACCAACCGCCGCATCGTGCTGGCGGCACGCCCGCACGGCGAGCCTACCGACGCCGACTTCCGCCTGGAAACCGGCGATATTCCCCAGCCCGGGCAGGGCGAGGTGCTGCTGCGCACCGTCTATCTGTCGCTCGACCCCTACATGCGCGGCCGCATGAGCGACGCGCCGTCCTATGCCGACCCCGTGCAGATCGGCGAGCCGATGGTGGGCGGCACGGTGACGCGCGTCCATGCCTCCAACAATCCGCAATTCCAGGTGGGCGAGTGGGTGCTGGCCCAGACCGGCTGGCAGGATTTCGCGGTGTCCGACGGCGCCGGGCTGCTGCGCCTGGGCGCCAACCCCGAAAACCCGTCCTGGTCGCTGGGCGTGCTGGGCATGCCGGGCTTTACCGGCTACATGGGGCTGCTGGACATCGGCCAGCCCAAGGCCGGCGAAACGGTCGTCGTTGCGGCGGCCAGCGGCGCGGTCGGCGCCGTGGTCGGCCAGATTGCCAAGATCCACGGCTGCAGGGTCGTCGGCATTGCGGGCGGGCCGGACAAATGCCGCTACGTGGTCGAGGAACTGGGCTTTGACGAATGCGTGGACCACCGCCAGCCGGACCTGCCCGGGCGCCTGGCAAAGGCGGCGCCGCAAGGCATCGACGTGTACTTCGAAAACGTGGGCGGCGCCGTCTTCGATGCCGTGCTGCCCTTGCTGAATCCGCGCGCGCGTATTCCGGTGTGCGGGCTGATCTCGGCCTACAACGCCACCAGCCAGGCCGAGGGCCCGGATCGCCTGGGGCTGCTGATGCGCACCATTCTGACGAAGCGGCTGCGGATGCAGGGCTTCATCATCTTCAACGAATACGCGCATCGCTACGGCGAATTCCGCGAGGCCATGCAGGACCTCATCAAGCAAGGACGCATCAAGTACCGTGAAGACGTGGTCGACGGCCTGGAGAACGCCCCGCGCGGGCTGATCGGGCTGCTCAAGGGCGAAAATGCCGGCAAACGCATTGTGCGTGTCGGCCCTGACGAATGGAGCGCTACATGAACATCCTGATCGTGCTGACTTCCCACGACACGCTGGGCAATACGGGCCGCAAGACGGGTTTCTGGCTGGAAGAGTTTGCGGCGCCGTACTACGCGTTCCTGGACGCGGGCGCCAAGATCACGCTGGCCTCGCCGCTGGGCGGCCAGCCGCCGCTGGATCCCAAGAGCGACGATCCGGACGCGCAGACCGACGACACGCGCCGCTTTCAGAAGGACACCGACGCGCAGCGCGTGCTGGCATCCACGCGCCGGCTGGCCGAGGTGCAGGCATCGGATTACGACGCGGTCTTTTACCCGGGCGGCCACGGTCCGCTGTGGGACCTGGCCGAAGACGCCAAATCGGTGGCGCTGATCGAGACCATGCTGGCCGCGGGCAAGCCGGTGTCGGCCGTGTGCCATGCGCCGGGCGTGCTGCGCCACGCCAAGACGGCGGACGGCAAGCCGCTGGTGCAGGGCAGGCAGGTCACCGGCTTTTCCAATGCGGAAGAAGCCGCCGTGCAACTGACCGATGTGGTGCCGTTCCTGGTCGAGGACGAGCTGAAACAGCTGGGCGGCCTGTACAGCAGCGGTCCGGACTGGCAGTCGCACGTGGTCAGCGATGGCCTGCTCATCACGGGCCAGAATCCCGGCTCGTCGGTGGGCGTGGCCAAGGCGCTGCTGGAACGCCTGAAGACCTGATTGCCGTTACGGCAAAACGGCGGGAAAGCGGAGTCCGGCCCCGCGCCAGCGTGCGGCGGCCGGAGATCGTTGCGGATTGTGTCAGAATCCCGGCTTTCCGATATGCGCGCGCCGCGATGCCGTTGCGGCGCGCAGATTTTCCAATGCCCCCCCCCGACGTACCCGAAATCCCCGCAGGATCCTATGAAGCGGCGCTGTTTGCCGCGATACAGGCGCGTGACCCGGCCACTGGCCGGCATTGCAATAGAGTGGCTGCGCTGAGCGTGGCGCTGGCCCGGGCCTGTGCGCTGCCCGAGCACGAGGTGGACGTCATTACCGTCGCCGCGCGGCTTCACGACGTGGGCAAGATCGGCACGCCCGATCGCGTGCTGCACAGCCCGCACCGGCTGGTATGGGAAGACTGGGAAATCATGAAAGCGCACGCCGCCGCGGGCGCTGCCCTCATCATGCAGACCGCGATGCCGCAGCGCGAGACCATTGCGCTGGCGGTGCGGCACCATCATGAACACTTCGACGGCTCCGGTTATCCGGACGGCCTTGCCGGCCACGCCATCGCGCTGCACGCGCGGATCATCTCGGTGGCCGATTCCTACGATGCGCTGGGCGATGCGCGGCCCTACCATCCGGCGCGCTCGCACACGCAGATCATGGACATCCTGAATCAGGAGGCGGGATCGAAGTTCGATCCCGACCTGCTGCGCGTGTTCGAATCGTTGATCCGGGAAAGCCGCCTGCGCGTGCCGTAGCGGATTACCTTAGCGGATTACTTCAGACGGTAGGTCGCCGCGACGGTGGCCAGGTCCTGCAGCGTGCGCTGCTGCCAGGCCGCGTCGTGGCCCAGTTCCTCGGCCAGGATGCGCGCGACTTCCGGCGCGGCCAGCATCGCGGCCTCGGCATCCAGGAACAGCGCGCGGTTGCGGCGCGCCAGCACGTCCTCGGCGCTGCGCGCCAGTTCAAAGCGCGCCGCGAAACGCACGTGCGCTTCGGACAGGCCGCTGGCCTTGACCAGCATGCGCTGCGCGCCGGGCAACGCCTGCAACGTCGCCAGATCGCTCCCGTAGTAGCTGTCCGGCGTGCCCGCGTGTTCCTGCGACGGCGCAAGACCATTGGCGCCATGCAGCGGCAGCGATTCGGTGCGGCACGAGGCCTGCGTCAGCAACTGATGCTGGATGGCGGTGTCGACCACGTCCTGCGCCATGCGGCGGTACGTCGTCCACTTGCCGCCGGTGACCGTCACGAGGCCGGCCTTGGACACCAGAATCGTGTGCTCGCGCGACAGCTTCTTGGTGGAGGCTTCGCCGGTCGCCTTGACCAGCGGACGCAGGCCGGCCCAGACGCTGGTCACGTCGTCGCGCGTCGGCTTGCGGCTCAGATAGCGCGCGGCGGTGTTCAGGATGAAATCCACGTCCTGCGCGCCGGCGTCCGGGTCCAGCGGCAGATCCTGGCGCGGCGTGTCGGTGGTGCCGACGATGGTGTGGCCGTTCCATGGCACCACGAACAGCACGCGGCCGTCGTC
The DNA window shown above is from Achromobacter spanius and carries:
- a CDS encoding ABC transporter ATP-binding protein; protein product: MNAPSAGGNVIDVRGLNKHFGNKHVVNDVSLQVREGEIFGFLGPNGSGKTTCIRLMCGLLTPDSGSGTCLGYDILRDSAEIKRNVGYMTQKFSYWEDLTIRENLDFVARMYGMPQRKEAVDRALQDLGLQTRAGQLTGSLSGGWKQRLALAACLLHQPKLLLLDEPTAGVDPTARRDFWEQLHELAARGISVLVSTHYMDEAERCHKLAYISYGKLLTQGTADEVIAEQRLTTWAIHGVNLVPLGQQLRSAPGVDQTVAFGSALHVSGRDAATLESTLRAAIAGQDLRLERIDTSLEDVFIYLMNQSTDNFASKP
- a CDS encoding HlyD family secretion protein; protein product: MRTLRRLSAPLALLPLFGCGNNDQPFYQGYVEGDYVYVASSEPGRLDTLAVRRGQQVDANQPLYALDATREAAARDQAQAEVAAARAQLEDIATGKRAPEVDVSLAQLAQAQAASRRSAAQLARDNAQFRIGGIARSQLDDSREQAQSDAARVRELQAQVEVNRLPGRDEARRAQASQVEAADAALAQAEWTLNQKRLAAPAAGRIFDTMYRVGEWVPAGSPVVSLLPPGNIKVRFFVPETVVGSLKIGQQATLRCDGCGDPIPVRIDYVSDQAEYTPPVIYSRESRSKLVYMVEARPAPDAAARLHPGQPVEATLP
- a CDS encoding TetR/AcrR family transcriptional regulator, with the translated sequence MSSAAHPPARRPGRPPRPDNATARANLLDLATQLFAAQGVAATTIANIAQRAGVTPAMLHYYFKSRDQLIDAVVLERIVPVIGFVWAPVPLEGGGAVIGGAAIDGAPANGPGTPPDPAAAARGFITEVVGRVVQSATEKPWLPSLWMHEVVNEGGQLRDRVLRHLPSDRLQAFAGLIADCQRRGAITPGVEPRLVFLSILGLTLLPLATSNLWRRIWQDDPVAQSIGNEAIAAHAIAMLTGGLFAQPSPPSSPSAPTPGR
- a CDS encoding NADP-dependent oxidoreductase, translated to MPQSASTNRRIVLAARPHGEPTDADFRLETGDIPQPGQGEVLLRTVYLSLDPYMRGRMSDAPSYADPVQIGEPMVGGTVTRVHASNNPQFQVGEWVLAQTGWQDFAVSDGAGLLRLGANPENPSWSLGVLGMPGFTGYMGLLDIGQPKAGETVVVAAASGAVGAVVGQIAKIHGCRVVGIAGGPDKCRYVVEELGFDECVDHRQPDLPGRLAKAAPQGIDVYFENVGGAVFDAVLPLLNPRARIPVCGLISAYNATSQAEGPDRLGLLMRTILTKRLRMQGFIIFNEYAHRYGEFREAMQDLIKQGRIKYREDVVDGLENAPRGLIGLLKGENAGKRIVRVGPDEWSAT
- a CDS encoding type 1 glutamine amidotransferase domain-containing protein, whose translation is MNILIVLTSHDTLGNTGRKTGFWLEEFAAPYYAFLDAGAKITLASPLGGQPPLDPKSDDPDAQTDDTRRFQKDTDAQRVLASTRRLAEVQASDYDAVFYPGGHGPLWDLAEDAKSVALIETMLAAGKPVSAVCHAPGVLRHAKTADGKPLVQGRQVTGFSNAEEAAVQLTDVVPFLVEDELKQLGGLYSSGPDWQSHVVSDGLLITGQNPGSSVGVAKALLERLKT
- a CDS encoding HD-GYP domain-containing protein yields the protein MPPPDVPEIPAGSYEAALFAAIQARDPATGRHCNRVAALSVALARACALPEHEVDVITVAARLHDVGKIGTPDRVLHSPHRLVWEDWEIMKAHAAAGAALIMQTAMPQRETIALAVRHHHEHFDGSGYPDGLAGHAIALHARIISVADSYDALGDARPYHPARSHTQIMDILNQEAGSKFDPDLLRVFESLIRESRLRVP